One stretch of Variovorax sp. 54 DNA includes these proteins:
- a CDS encoding ABC transporter substrate-binding protein, whose translation MTFFKPLLIAALCATALSAWADVNVGVTISATGPAASLGIPEKNTISLMPKTIGGQKINYIVLDDASDTTAAVNNTRKLIAENKVDVILGSTTTPASLAMIDVASEAQTPMISVAASARIIEPMDAKKKWVFKTPQNDIMMSLAIAEHMAANGVKTVGFIGFSDAYGEGWSQEFAKAAELKKIKIVANERYARSDTSVTGQALKLMSAKPDAVLVAGSGTPAALPQKTLKERGYTGKMYQTHGVANADFLRVGGKDVDGTFLPAGPVLVADQLPASNPVKKSALAYVAAYEAAYGKGTVSTFGAHAWDAGLLMSSAVPVALKKAQPGTPEFRAALRDALEQTKDVSGAHGVFNMTAADHLGLDQRARVMVKIENGAWKYQP comes from the coding sequence ATGACTTTCTTCAAGCCCCTGCTGATCGCTGCCCTGTGCGCCACGGCCCTCTCGGCCTGGGCCGACGTCAACGTCGGCGTGACCATCTCGGCCACCGGGCCGGCGGCGTCGCTCGGCATCCCCGAGAAGAACACCATCTCGCTGATGCCCAAGACCATCGGCGGGCAGAAGATCAACTACATCGTGCTGGACGATGCCTCCGACACCACGGCCGCCGTGAACAACACGCGCAAGCTGATCGCCGAGAACAAGGTCGACGTGATCCTGGGCTCGACCACCACGCCGGCCTCGCTCGCGATGATCGACGTGGCCAGCGAAGCGCAGACGCCGATGATCTCGGTGGCCGCCTCGGCCCGCATCATCGAGCCGATGGACGCCAAGAAGAAGTGGGTCTTCAAGACGCCGCAGAACGACATCATGATGTCGCTGGCCATCGCCGAGCACATGGCCGCCAACGGCGTGAAGACGGTCGGCTTCATCGGCTTCTCCGACGCGTACGGCGAAGGCTGGTCGCAAGAGTTCGCCAAAGCCGCCGAGCTGAAGAAGATCAAGATCGTGGCCAACGAACGCTATGCGCGCTCCGACACCTCGGTCACCGGCCAGGCGCTGAAGCTCATGTCGGCCAAGCCCGACGCGGTGCTGGTCGCCGGCTCCGGCACGCCGGCCGCGCTGCCGCAGAAGACGCTCAAGGAGCGCGGCTACACCGGCAAGATGTACCAGACGCACGGCGTGGCCAATGCCGACTTCCTGCGCGTGGGTGGCAAGGACGTCGACGGCACCTTCCTGCCGGCCGGCCCGGTGCTCGTGGCCGACCAGCTGCCGGCCAGCAACCCGGTGAAGAAGTCTGCGCTCGCCTACGTCGCCGCCTATGAAGCCGCCTACGGCAAGGGCACGGTCTCGACCTTCGGCGCACACGCCTGGGACGCGGGCCTCTTGATGAGCTCGGCCGTGCCGGTCGCACTGAAGAAGGCCCAGCCGGGCACGCCCGAGTTCCGCGCCGCGCTGCGCGATGCGCTCGAGCAGACCAAGGACGTGTCGGGCGCGCATGGCGTGTTCAACATGACGGCCGCCGACCACCTGGGCCTGGACCAGCGCGCACGCGTGATGGTGAAGATCGAAAACGGCGCCTGGAAATACCAGCCCTGA
- a CDS encoding branched-chain amino acid ABC transporter ATP-binding protein/permease, which produces MSASPSTSSATAHAGRPLVTPRTLTLACIVALALAWGWLPDFTVAVLSNIGLYALVAAGLVMLTGVGGMTSFGQAAFVGMGAYATAWICTSPTAAGWLGGIAGSALVPWLGLLLGLVLTFALAWALGAVTLKLSGHYLPLCTIAWGLSLYFLLGNMEFLGGQTGITGVPPLVIAGISLASPRALGVVIWAVLLLALWALHNLLDSREGRAIRALKGGRLMAESMGVDTARHRIKLFVLAALLAAVSGWLYAHMQRFVNPTPFNLNIGIEMLFMAVVGGAGHLWGAVLGATLITLLKEKLQDILPALLGTSGNFEVVVFGLLMLFVLQRFADGLWPTLARLVSRWVRPVAKAPAAGSATAPAAQLAQRVLPAAGTMLLQADAVSKRFGGLIANNDISMTLKAGEIHALIGPNGAGKSTFFNMISGVDDPSSGQVRLEGDAMSGRPSRAFAARGLGRTFQHVRLLGQRSVVENVALGAHLRARRGWLAAMLRLDRAEEAALMAEARKQIERCGLGAHADTPAASLSLGQQRVVEIARALAGQPSVLLLDEPAAGLRHLEKRALSELLGQLRAEGLGILVVEHDMEFVMNLADRITVLEFGTVIATGTPAEVQANPRVLEAYLGGADDELLEDAR; this is translated from the coding sequence ATGAGCGCGTCGCCCAGCACCTCTTCCGCCACGGCACACGCGGGCCGTCCGCTGGTCACGCCGCGCACGCTCACGCTGGCGTGCATCGTCGCGCTCGCGCTGGCCTGGGGCTGGCTGCCCGACTTCACGGTCGCGGTGCTCAGCAACATCGGCCTGTACGCGCTGGTGGCCGCCGGGCTCGTCATGCTGACCGGCGTGGGCGGCATGACCTCCTTCGGCCAGGCCGCGTTCGTCGGCATGGGTGCCTATGCCACCGCATGGATCTGCACCTCGCCCACGGCCGCAGGCTGGCTCGGCGGCATCGCCGGTTCGGCGCTGGTGCCGTGGCTCGGCCTGCTGCTCGGGCTGGTGCTGACCTTCGCACTGGCCTGGGCGCTCGGCGCGGTCACGCTCAAGCTGTCGGGCCACTACCTGCCGCTGTGCACCATCGCCTGGGGCCTGAGCCTGTACTTCCTGCTCGGCAACATGGAGTTCCTGGGCGGCCAGACCGGCATCACGGGCGTGCCGCCGCTGGTGATCGCGGGCATCTCGCTGGCCTCGCCGCGCGCACTCGGCGTGGTGATCTGGGCCGTGCTGCTGCTGGCGCTGTGGGCGCTGCACAACCTGCTCGACTCGCGCGAAGGCCGCGCCATCCGCGCGCTCAAGGGCGGGCGGCTCATGGCCGAGTCGATGGGCGTCGACACGGCGCGCCACCGCATCAAGCTGTTCGTGCTGGCCGCGCTGCTGGCGGCCGTGTCGGGCTGGCTCTACGCGCACATGCAGCGCTTCGTGAACCCGACGCCCTTCAACCTGAACATCGGCATCGAGATGCTGTTCATGGCGGTGGTCGGCGGCGCAGGCCACCTGTGGGGCGCGGTGCTCGGCGCCACGCTGATCACCCTGCTGAAAGAGAAGCTGCAGGACATCCTGCCCGCGCTGCTGGGCACCAGCGGCAACTTCGAGGTGGTGGTGTTCGGCCTGCTGATGCTGTTCGTCCTGCAGCGCTTCGCCGACGGCCTGTGGCCCACGCTGGCGCGGCTGGTGAGCCGCTGGGTGCGGCCGGTGGCCAAGGCCCCGGCGGCCGGTTCGGCCACGGCCCCGGCGGCGCAGCTCGCGCAGCGCGTGCTGCCGGCGGCGGGCACGATGCTCTTGCAGGCCGACGCGGTCAGCAAGCGCTTCGGCGGCCTCATCGCCAACAACGACATCTCGATGACGCTGAAGGCCGGCGAGATCCACGCGCTGATCGGTCCGAACGGCGCGGGCAAGAGCACCTTCTTCAACATGATCTCGGGCGTGGACGACCCCAGTTCGGGCCAGGTGCGGCTCGAAGGCGATGCCATGTCGGGCCGCCCCTCGCGCGCCTTCGCGGCGCGCGGCCTGGGCCGCACCTTCCAGCACGTGCGCCTGCTGGGCCAGCGCAGCGTGGTCGAGAACGTGGCGCTCGGTGCGCACCTGCGCGCCAGGCGCGGCTGGCTTGCGGCCATGCTGCGGCTGGACCGCGCCGAAGAGGCCGCGCTGATGGCCGAAGCCCGCAAGCAGATCGAACGCTGCGGCCTCGGCGCGCACGCCGACACGCCGGCCGCGTCGCTCTCGCTGGGACAGCAGCGCGTGGTCGAGATCGCACGCGCGCTCGCCGGCCAGCCGTCGGTGCTGTTGCTCGACGAACCTGCCGCCGGCCTGCGCCACCTCGAAAAGCGTGCGCTCTCCGAACTGCTGGGCCAGCTGCGCGCCGAAGGCCTGGGCATCCTCGTGGTGGAGCACGACATGGAGTTCGTGATGAACCTCGCCGATCGCATCACCGTGCTCGAGTTCGGCACCGTGATCGCCACCGGCACGCCGGCCGAAGTGCAGGCCAACCCGCGCGTGCTCGAGGCCTACCTGGGCGGCGCCGACGACGAACTGCTGGAAGACGCCCGATGA
- the paaA gene encoding 1,2-phenylacetyl-CoA epoxidase subunit PaaA, with the protein MYTQAMDTMGKDAGDGKQKAVRSADELRLEERFDARIDAGDFIEAKDWMPEHYRKTLVRQISQHAHSEIVGMLPEGNWISRAPTLKRKAILLAKVQDEGGHGLYLYAAAETLGTSRDQMFDALHTGKAKYSSIFNYPTLSWADMGTIGWLVDGAAIMNQVPICRCSYAPYARAMIRICREESFHQRQGYEALLTMMKQGTDAQKAMVQDAVNRWWWPSIMMFGPPDDQSPNSAQSMRWGIKRFSNDELRQKFIDATVEQAAILGVTLPDPDLKWNEERQSHDFGVIDWSEFWRVIAGDGPCNRERLQARVDAWDDGAWVREAAMAHANKQPLKEAA; encoded by the coding sequence ATGTACACCCAGGCCATGGACACGATGGGCAAGGACGCAGGCGACGGCAAGCAGAAGGCCGTGCGCTCCGCCGACGAGCTGCGTCTCGAGGAACGCTTCGACGCCCGCATCGACGCCGGCGACTTCATCGAGGCGAAAGACTGGATGCCCGAGCACTACCGCAAGACGCTGGTGCGCCAGATCAGCCAGCACGCGCACTCCGAAATCGTCGGCATGCTGCCCGAGGGCAACTGGATCAGCCGCGCGCCCACGCTCAAGCGCAAGGCCATCCTGCTGGCCAAGGTGCAGGACGAAGGCGGCCACGGCCTCTACCTGTACGCCGCCGCCGAAACGCTGGGCACCTCGCGCGACCAGATGTTCGACGCGCTGCACACGGGCAAGGCCAAGTACAGCTCGATCTTCAACTACCCCACGCTGAGCTGGGCCGACATGGGCACCATCGGCTGGCTGGTCGACGGCGCGGCCATCATGAACCAGGTGCCGATCTGCCGCTGTTCGTACGCACCGTATGCACGCGCCATGATCCGCATCTGCCGCGAAGAGAGCTTTCACCAGCGCCAAGGCTACGAAGCACTGCTGACCATGATGAAGCAAGGCACCGACGCGCAGAAGGCCATGGTGCAGGACGCGGTCAACCGCTGGTGGTGGCCCTCGATCATGATGTTCGGCCCGCCCGACGACCAGTCGCCCAACTCGGCGCAGTCGATGCGCTGGGGCATCAAGCGCTTCAGCAACGACGAGCTGCGCCAGAAGTTCATCGACGCCACCGTCGAACAGGCCGCGATCCTCGGTGTGACGCTGCCCGACCCCGACCTCAAGTGGAACGAAGAACGCCAGTCGCACGACTTCGGCGTCATCGACTGGAGCGAATTCTGGCGCGTGATCGCCGGCGACGGCCCCTGCAACCGCGAACGCCTGCAGGCCCGCGTGGACGCCTGGGACGACGGCGCCTGGGTGCGCGAAGCCGCGATGGCCCACGCCAACAAACAACCTCTGAAGGAAGCAGCATGA
- the paaB gene encoding 1,2-phenylacetyl-CoA epoxidase subunit PaaB encodes MSTEVKQEWPLWEVFVRSKAGLDHKHCGSLHAVDPKMAIQMARDVYTRRQEGSSIWVVRSDQIVASDPGDKDMFFDPAEDKVYRHPTFYALPKSVDHM; translated from the coding sequence ATGAGCACCGAAGTGAAACAAGAGTGGCCCCTGTGGGAAGTGTTCGTGCGCAGCAAGGCCGGCCTGGACCACAAGCACTGCGGCAGCCTGCACGCGGTCGATCCGAAGATGGCGATCCAGATGGCGCGCGACGTCTACACGCGCCGCCAGGAAGGCAGCAGCATCTGGGTGGTGCGCTCCGACCAGATCGTGGCCAGCGACCCGGGCGACAAGGACATGTTCTTCGACCCGGCCGAAGACAAGGTCTACCGCCACCCCACCTTCTACGCACTGCCCAAGTCCGTGGACCACATGTGA
- a CDS encoding branched-chain amino acid ABC transporter permease → MDLQIALLLGQDGIVNGAVYGLMALALVLVFSVTRVIFIPQGEFVAFGALSMAALQGGRTPATLWLLVALGAMALVVEVWRWKRGATIDWRSAFTWCVAFPAVAAVLVLGVKPTSMTLQAITTLVLIAPLGPLLYRLAYRPLADATVLMLLIVSVALHGVLVGLGLFFFGAEGSRTTPFSDVRFDIGGIPVSGQSIVVVGVTLLLVIAMFWFFGRSMVGKALRATAINRVGARLSGIPTELSGDLSFALAALIGAVSGLLIAPITTVYYDTGFLIGLKGFVAAIVGGLASYPLALAGALLVGLLEAFSSFWASAYKEVLVFTLIIPVLWWRSLRSHHVEDEE, encoded by the coding sequence ATGGACTTGCAGATTGCCCTGTTGCTGGGGCAGGACGGCATCGTGAACGGCGCGGTCTACGGACTGATGGCGCTCGCGCTGGTGCTGGTGTTTTCGGTCACGCGCGTGATCTTCATTCCGCAGGGCGAGTTCGTCGCCTTCGGTGCGCTCTCGATGGCCGCGCTGCAGGGCGGGCGCACGCCGGCCACGCTGTGGCTGCTGGTGGCGCTGGGCGCCATGGCACTGGTCGTGGAGGTGTGGCGCTGGAAGCGCGGCGCGACGATCGACTGGCGCTCGGCCTTCACGTGGTGCGTCGCCTTCCCGGCCGTCGCCGCGGTGCTGGTGCTGGGCGTCAAGCCCACGTCGATGACCCTGCAGGCCATCACCACGCTGGTGCTGATCGCACCGCTGGGCCCGCTGCTCTATCGCCTGGCGTACCGTCCGCTGGCCGACGCCACGGTGCTGATGCTGCTGATCGTCTCGGTCGCGCTGCACGGCGTGCTGGTCGGCCTGGGCCTGTTCTTCTTCGGTGCCGAAGGGTCGCGCACCACGCCGTTCTCCGACGTGCGCTTCGACATCGGCGGCATCCCCGTGAGCGGCCAGTCGATCGTGGTGGTGGGCGTCACGCTGCTGCTGGTGATTGCGATGTTCTGGTTCTTCGGCCGCTCCATGGTCGGCAAGGCGCTGCGCGCCACCGCCATCAACCGCGTGGGCGCACGGCTGTCGGGCATTCCCACCGAGCTGTCGGGCGACCTGAGCTTTGCGCTCGCGGCGCTCATCGGCGCGGTGTCGGGCCTGCTGATCGCACCGATCACCACGGTCTACTACGACACCGGTTTTCTCATCGGCCTCAAGGGCTTCGTGGCCGCCATCGTCGGCGGGCTCGCGAGCTACCCGCTGGCGCTCGCGGGCGCGCTGCTGGTCGGCCTGCTGGAAGCTTTCTCTTCGTTCTGGGCCAGCGCCTACAAGGAAGTGCTGGTGTTCACGTTGATCATTCCAGTGCTGTGGTGGCGTTCGCTGCGCAGCCACCACGTGGAGGACGAGGAATGA
- a CDS encoding enoyl-CoA hydratase-related protein: protein MTEPLVLISDSGAVRTLSLNRPAALNSFTTGLHAELLAALEAAAADSSVRCVVLTGAGRAFCAGQDLADPSVAPDPTPGAAPKDLGHVISAYYGPLVARLRSMPVPVVAAVNGVAAGAGANLALCCDLVVAGRSASFIQAFTKIGLVPDTGGTWLLPRLVGPARALGIAMLGDKLPAEEAARIGLIWQCVDDAALADTAAALAARLAGMPTRALVATREAMAAAQNLDLGAALAEEARIQREMGNADDYREGVEAFRAKRAPVFKDR, encoded by the coding sequence ATGACTGAGCCTTTGGTACTCATCAGCGACAGCGGCGCCGTCCGCACGCTGAGCCTGAATCGCCCCGCGGCGCTCAACAGCTTCACGACCGGGCTGCACGCCGAGCTGCTGGCCGCGCTCGAAGCCGCGGCCGCCGACAGCAGCGTGCGCTGCGTGGTGCTCACCGGCGCCGGCCGCGCCTTCTGCGCGGGGCAGGACCTGGCCGACCCGTCGGTCGCGCCCGACCCCACGCCGGGCGCCGCGCCCAAGGACCTGGGCCACGTCATCTCTGCTTATTACGGCCCGCTGGTCGCACGCCTGCGCTCGATGCCGGTGCCGGTGGTTGCCGCCGTCAACGGCGTGGCGGCCGGCGCGGGCGCCAACCTCGCGCTGTGCTGCGACCTCGTCGTGGCCGGCCGCTCGGCCAGCTTCATCCAGGCCTTCACCAAGATCGGCCTCGTGCCCGACACCGGCGGCACCTGGCTGCTGCCGCGCCTCGTGGGCCCGGCCCGCGCGCTGGGCATCGCGATGCTGGGCGACAAGCTGCCCGCCGAAGAAGCCGCGCGCATCGGCCTGATCTGGCAGTGCGTGGACGACGCAGCCCTGGCCGACACCGCCGCCGCGCTGGCGGCGCGCCTGGCCGGCATGCCGACGCGCGCACTGGTCGCCACCCGCGAGGCCATGGCCGCCGCGCAGAACCTCGACCTCGGCGCGGCACTCGCCGAAGAAGCGCGCATCCAACGTGAGATGGGCAATGCCGACGACTACCGCGAAGGTGTCGAGGCTTTCCGCGCCAAGCGCGCCCCGGTGTTCAAGGACCGCTGA
- the paaC gene encoding 1,2-phenylacetyl-CoA epoxidase subunit PaaC: protein MQASIELNRTPAVHYLLRIGDTCLVLAQRLGEWCGHAPVLEEDIAMANIALDLVGQARAVLTHAGKLEGADRAHDEDQLAYLRDERDYFNLTLVELPRGDFAFAVLRNTMVATLLKLLWQRLAASSDAEVAAIAGKALKEARYHQQHSADWVVRLGDGTDESRRRTEKALKQLWLYVPELFESDDVDAQASASGLGPAWSELREPWLADMQQVLDAAGLAMPKETAFRSTGKHGVHSEHMGYILAEMQHLQRSFPGGVW, encoded by the coding sequence ATGCAAGCCTCGATCGAACTGAACCGCACGCCCGCCGTGCACTACCTGCTGCGCATCGGCGACACCTGCCTGGTGCTCGCGCAGCGCCTGGGCGAATGGTGCGGCCACGCACCGGTGCTCGAAGAAGACATCGCGATGGCCAACATCGCGCTCGACCTCGTCGGCCAGGCCCGCGCCGTGCTCACGCACGCCGGCAAGCTCGAAGGGGCTGACCGCGCGCACGACGAAGACCAGCTCGCCTACCTGCGCGACGAGCGCGACTACTTCAACCTCACGCTGGTCGAGCTGCCGCGCGGCGACTTCGCGTTTGCCGTGCTGCGCAACACCATGGTCGCCACGCTGCTCAAGCTGCTGTGGCAGCGCCTGGCCGCATCGAGCGACGCCGAGGTGGCCGCCATCGCCGGCAAGGCGCTGAAGGAAGCGCGCTACCACCAGCAGCACTCGGCCGACTGGGTCGTGCGCCTGGGCGACGGCACCGACGAATCGCGCCGCCGCACCGAGAAGGCGCTCAAGCAGCTGTGGCTCTATGTGCCCGAGCTGTTCGAGAGCGACGACGTCGATGCGCAAGCCAGCGCCAGTGGCCTCGGCCCCGCATGGAGCGAGCTGCGCGAGCCCTGGCTTGCCGACATGCAGCAGGTGCTCGACGCGGCCGGCCTCGCCATGCCGAAGGAAACCGCCTTCCGCAGCACCGGCAAGCATGGCGTGCACAGCGAGCACATGGGCTACATCCTGGCCGAGATGCAGCATCTGCAGCGCAGCTTCCCCGGAGGCGTGTGGTGA
- the paaE gene encoding 1,2-phenylacetyl-CoA epoxidase subunit PaaE: MSTLFHPLRVKAIEPDTHEAVIVSFEVPADLQQVFGFTQGQYLTLRHDIDGQDLRRSYSICAGIDDGELRVGVRKVRGGVFSNWINAHLQPGDSLQVMAPQGRFFVPIEPEAARHHVGIAGGSGITPILSIMKTVLAREPMSRFTLIYGNRQLQSTMFKEEIEDLKNRYMTRLVLQHVFSDEHTDSPLGFGVMNREKIGEFLSSVVPAAQIDQVYVCGPFQMNDEAEAALLAAGVPEDRIHIERFGVALPSATSANQVGAVVHEAQPGDAKQARVTIVRDGLQREITYTEGQPSILDAASAAGLEVPFSCTSGVCGTCRAKCVDGEVRMERNFALDKNEVAAGFVLTCQAHPLTERVTLSFDER; the protein is encoded by the coding sequence ATGAGCACCCTCTTCCATCCCCTGCGCGTGAAGGCCATCGAGCCCGACACGCACGAGGCCGTCATCGTCTCGTTCGAGGTGCCGGCCGACCTGCAGCAAGTCTTCGGCTTCACGCAGGGCCAGTACCTCACGCTGCGCCATGACATCGACGGCCAGGACCTGCGCCGTTCCTATTCGATCTGCGCCGGCATCGACGACGGCGAGCTGCGCGTCGGCGTGCGCAAGGTGCGTGGCGGCGTGTTCTCCAACTGGATCAACGCCCACCTGCAACCCGGCGACAGCCTGCAGGTGATGGCGCCGCAAGGCCGCTTCTTCGTGCCCATCGAGCCCGAGGCCGCGCGCCATCATGTGGGCATTGCGGGCGGCAGCGGCATCACGCCGATCCTGTCGATCATGAAGACCGTGCTGGCGCGCGAGCCGATGAGCCGCTTCACGCTGATCTACGGCAACCGCCAGCTGCAGTCCACGATGTTCAAGGAAGAGATCGAGGACCTGAAGAACCGCTACATGACGCGCCTCGTGCTGCAGCATGTGTTCTCCGACGAGCACACCGATTCGCCGCTGGGCTTCGGCGTGATGAACCGCGAGAAGATCGGCGAGTTCCTGAGCTCGGTGGTGCCCGCCGCGCAGATCGACCAGGTGTACGTGTGCGGCCCGTTCCAGATGAACGACGAGGCCGAGGCCGCGCTGCTGGCCGCGGGCGTGCCCGAAGACCGCATCCACATCGAGCGCTTCGGCGTCGCGCTGCCCTCGGCCACGTCGGCCAACCAGGTCGGCGCCGTGGTGCACGAGGCGCAGCCTGGCGACGCCAAGCAGGCGCGCGTGACCATCGTGCGCGACGGCCTGCAGCGCGAGATCACCTACACCGAGGGCCAGCCCAGCATCCTCGATGCGGCGTCGGCGGCCGGGCTCGAAGTGCCGTTCTCGTGCACCTCGGGCGTGTGCGGCACCTGCCGCGCGAAGTGCGTGGACGGGGAAGTCCGCATGGAAAGAAACTTTGCGCTCGACAAGAATGAAGTGGCCGCGGGCTTCGTGCTCACCTGCCAGGCCCACCCCCTGACCGAACGCGTCACGCTGTCTTTCGACGAGCGTTGA
- the paaI gene encoding hydroxyphenylacetyl-CoA thioesterase PaaI, producing MTDASSRTPQQTAEYVRDGMFANDNASKGLGMRIVEVGPGQATLEMRVRPDMLNGHAICHGGFMATLADSTFAFACNSYNELTVASGFAIDFLAPAREDDVLTARCFEVSKAGRTGVYDTEITNQRGERIAMFRGRSYTAKGRPAVPAA from the coding sequence ATGACCGACGCTTCCTCCCGCACCCCGCAACAGACCGCCGAGTACGTGCGCGACGGCATGTTCGCGAACGACAACGCCAGCAAGGGCCTGGGCATGCGCATCGTCGAGGTCGGCCCCGGCCAGGCCACGCTCGAAATGCGCGTGCGCCCCGACATGCTCAACGGCCACGCCATCTGCCACGGCGGCTTCATGGCCACGCTGGCCGATTCCACCTTCGCCTTCGCCTGCAACTCGTACAACGAGCTGACCGTGGCCTCGGGCTTCGCCATCGACTTCCTCGCGCCGGCGCGCGAGGACGACGTGCTCACCGCGCGCTGCTTCGAGGTGTCGAAGGCCGGCCGCACCGGCGTGTACGACACCGAAATCACCAACCAGCGCGGCGAGCGCATCGCGATGTTCCGCGGCCGCTCGTACACCGCCAAGGGCCGGCCCGCCGTACCCGCCGCCTGA
- the paaD gene encoding 1,2-phenylacetyl-CoA epoxidase subunit PaaD, translated as MTTDVASRVEAAWAVLHTVSDPEVPAVSVCDLGIVREVIEHDDGLEIVLTPTYSGCPATEAIEHDVLAAIEQAGLGRARATLRRAPAWTSDWISDEGRDKLKAYGIAPPAHLTPEQASTTAVPIKLFGRMAGERIACPRCASERTERLSAFGSTACKALYRCMACREPFEHFKPI; from the coding sequence GTGACCACCGACGTCGCATCGCGTGTCGAGGCCGCCTGGGCCGTGCTGCACACCGTGTCCGACCCCGAGGTGCCGGCCGTGTCGGTCTGCGACCTGGGCATCGTGCGCGAGGTGATCGAGCACGACGACGGCCTCGAGATCGTGCTCACGCCGACCTACTCCGGCTGCCCCGCCACCGAAGCCATCGAACACGACGTGCTGGCCGCCATCGAACAGGCCGGCCTGGGCCGCGCGCGCGCCACGCTGCGCCGCGCACCCGCCTGGACCAGCGACTGGATCAGCGACGAAGGCCGCGACAAGCTCAAGGCCTACGGCATTGCGCCGCCCGCGCACCTCACGCCCGAGCAGGCCTCCACCACCGCCGTGCCGATCAAGCTCTTCGGCCGCATGGCCGGCGAACGCATCGCCTGTCCGCGCTGCGCCAGCGAGCGCACCGAGCGGCTCTCGGCCTTCGGCTCCACGGCGTGCAAGGCCCTGTACCGCTGCATGGCCTGCCGCGAACCCTTCGAACACTTCAAGCCTATTTGA
- the paaK gene encoding phenylacetate--CoA ligase PaaK has protein sequence MTVKRPAPGDLDPIETASRDEIAALQLTRLRATLRNAYDNVPHYRQAFDAKGVHPDDLKSLADLSKFPFTVKTDLRDNYPFGMFAVPRTQVARIHASSGTTGKPTVVGYTKNDIDTWADLVARSIRAAGGRPGDMIHVAYGYGLFTGGLGAHYGAERAGCTVIPMSGGQTEKQVQLIQDFKPDIIMVTPSYMQVIIEQFERQGLDAKDSSLKLGIFGAEPWTEAMRRDIETKAGIDAVDIYGLSEVMGPGVASECVESKDGPVIWEDHFYPEIIDPETGALKADGEEGELVFTSLSKEAMPIVRYRTRDLTRLLPPTSRAFRRMGKIVGRSDDMMIIRGVNVFPTQVEEIVLAHSALTGLYQVRVSREGLLDQVEVHCELTPHEAAAADRTAISDWVQHRVKTLIGISTRVVVHGPDEMERTQTGKARRVIDTRPR, from the coding sequence ATGACCGTGAAACGCCCCGCCCCCGGCGACCTCGACCCGATCGAAACCGCCAGCCGCGACGAGATCGCCGCGCTGCAGCTCACGCGCCTGCGCGCCACGCTGCGCAACGCCTATGACAACGTGCCGCACTACCGCCAGGCCTTCGATGCGAAGGGCGTACACCCCGACGACCTGAAGTCGCTGGCCGACCTGTCGAAGTTCCCGTTCACGGTGAAGACCGACCTGCGCGACAACTACCCCTTCGGCATGTTCGCCGTGCCGCGCACGCAGGTGGCGCGCATCCACGCGTCGTCGGGCACCACCGGCAAGCCGACCGTGGTGGGCTACACCAAGAACGACATCGACACCTGGGCCGACCTCGTTGCGCGCTCGATCCGCGCAGCAGGCGGACGGCCGGGCGACATGATCCACGTCGCCTACGGCTACGGCCTCTTCACCGGCGGCCTCGGTGCGCATTACGGCGCCGAGCGCGCGGGCTGCACCGTCATCCCGATGTCAGGTGGCCAGACCGAGAAGCAGGTGCAGCTGATTCAAGATTTCAAGCCGGACATCATCATGGTCACGCCCAGCTACATGCAGGTGATCATCGAGCAGTTCGAGCGCCAGGGCCTTGATGCCAAAGACAGCTCACTCAAGCTCGGCATCTTCGGCGCCGAGCCGTGGACCGAGGCCATGCGCCGCGACATCGAGACCAAGGCCGGCATCGACGCCGTCGACATCTACGGCCTCTCCGAAGTGATGGGCCCGGGCGTGGCCAGCGAATGCGTCGAGAGCAAGGACGGCCCCGTCATCTGGGAAGACCACTTCTACCCCGAGATCATCGACCCCGAAACGGGCGCGCTGAAGGCCGACGGCGAAGAAGGCGAACTCGTCTTCACCTCGCTGAGCAAGGAGGCCATGCCGATCGTGCGCTACCGCACGCGCGACCTCACGCGCCTGTTGCCGCCCACCTCGCGCGCGTTCCGCCGCATGGGCAAGATCGTCGGGCGCAGCGACGACATGATGATCATCCGCGGCGTGAACGTCTTCCCCACGCAGGTGGAAGAGATCGTGCTCGCACACAGCGCCCTCACCGGCCTGTACCAGGTGCGCGTGAGCCGCGAAGGCCTGCTCGACCAGGTCGAGGTGCACTGCGAACTCACACCGCACGAGGCCGCCGCGGCCGACCGCACGGCCATCTCCGACTGGGTGCAGCACCGCGTGAAGACGCTCATCGGCATCTCCACCCGCGTGGTCGTGCACGGCCCCGACGAAATGGAACGCACGCAGACCGGCAAGGCCCGCCGCGTGATCGACACGCGCCCGCGCTGA